The Thermotoga sp. SG1 genome includes a window with the following:
- a CDS encoding C4-dicarboxylate TRAP transporter substrate-binding protein gives MVSRKILLAVILGVFLVSAVFGARWTLRFGHVLAPGEPYHQAFLKWAKAVEEKTNGDVRIEVFPSSQLGVEEDIIEQIRMGAPVGWNTDSARLGMYVKDIGVMNLAYFIDFMGAKTPEEAIEILKKIKQSPTMQKWLKELEQRFNIKVLSFYWVQGYRHFVTNKPIRNPEDLQGLRIRTPGAPAWQESIRALGAVPVAINFGEIYTAVQTKTVDGVELTYANVYNGGLYEVLKYMSETGHFLLINFEIVSADWFNSLPPEYQKIVEEEMDKAGIEVSLKIMKELEEDFKQKCIEKGMTVIPASEIDKEAFIERAKQAYKNLGLENALNQLMKEVKGE, from the coding sequence ATGGTGAGCAGGAAGATTCTTCTAGCGGTGATTCTGGGTGTATTTCTCGTGTCTGCTGTGTTCGGTGCCAGGTGGACTCTGAGATTCGGTCACGTTCTTGCTCCAGGTGAACCCTATCATCAGGCGTTTCTGAAGTGGGCAAAAGCCGTTGAAGAGAAAACAAACGGTGATGTCAGAATTGAAGTCTTTCCGAGTTCTCAGCTTGGTGTGGAAGAAGACATCATCGAGCAGATCAGAATGGGAGCACCTGTGGGATGGAACACCGACTCCGCAAGGCTTGGAATGTATGTGAAAGACATCGGTGTCATGAACCTTGCCTACTTCATCGATTTCATGGGGGCAAAAACACCTGAAGAAGCCATCGAGATACTGAAGAAGATCAAACAGTCTCCAACGATGCAGAAGTGGTTGAAAGAGCTTGAGCAGAGATTCAACATAAAAGTTCTCTCCTTCTACTGGGTGCAGGGTTACAGACACTTCGTAACGAACAAACCCATCAGAAACCCTGAAGATCTCCAGGGACTCAGAATCAGAACACCGGGTGCTCCAGCGTGGCAGGAGTCCATAAGGGCCCTAGGAGCAGTGCCGGTTGCCATCAACTTTGGAGAAATCTACACGGCAGTCCAAACGAAAACAGTCGATGGGGTGGAACTCACCTACGCGAACGTCTACAACGGTGGTCTGTACGAAGTTTTGAAGTACATGTCTGAGACAGGACACTTCCTCCTCATCAACTTCGAGATCGTCAGCGCAGACTGGTTCAACAGTTTGCCACCTGAGTATCAGAAGATAGTTGAGGAAGAAATGGACAAAGCAGGTATAGAAGTCTCTCTCAAGATCATGAAAGAGCTCGAAGAAGACTTCAAACAGAAATGTATCGAAAAGGGAATGACGGTGATACCGGCATCTGAAATCGACAAAGAAGCCTTCATAGAAAGAGCAAAACAG
- a CDS encoding ThuA domain-containing protein: MQIFAFLGDKYHDHDLFLETLKSVLNENIYDLSPDGFSEIKKLPDLLVIGRWNLVDDEKTWLGEEEVGLLEEYIKAGGKLFVWHSGLARFPESYNRLVGGRFIHHPPQKRVKYYGEGIEFELIDEHYFVDLYSDVKIFLWSESKNGVSIAGWTRRFHEGKILALTPAHGEGLRDETFRNFLRNTLSSFIVQTSW, translated from the coding sequence ATGCAGATCTTTGCTTTTCTTGGTGACAAATACCACGATCACGATCTTTTTTTGGAAACGTTGAAAAGTGTCTTGAATGAAAACATTTATGACCTTTCACCAGACGGATTCTCTGAAATCAAGAAACTTCCAGATCTTCTTGTCATAGGAAGATGGAATCTTGTAGACGATGAGAAGACTTGGTTGGGCGAAGAAGAAGTGGGACTTCTTGAAGAATACATCAAAGCAGGCGGGAAACTCTTTGTCTGGCACTCTGGACTTGCTCGTTTTCCTGAAAGTTACAACAGACTCGTCGGCGGAAGGTTCATTCACCATCCTCCACAGAAAAGAGTGAAATACTACGGTGAGGGGATTGAATTCGAGTTGATAGACGAGCACTACTTTGTGGATTTGTACTCGGATGTGAAGATATTCCTCTGGAGTGAATCAAAAAACGGTGTTTCCATCGCTGGTTGGACAAGAAGATTCCACGAAGGAAAAATTCTGGCCCTCACACCCGCCCACGGTGAGGGCCTGAGGGATGAAACTTTCAGAAACTTTTTGAGAAATACTCTTTCTTCTTTCATAGTTCAAACTTCCTGGTAG
- a CDS encoding heavy-metal-associated domain-containing protein has protein sequence MKYVLYVPDISCNHCKMRISKALDELGVKNYEVSVEEKKVVVETEDLNNVLKKLEEIDYPVESYQEV, from the coding sequence ATGAAGTACGTTCTCTACGTACCAGATATTTCCTGTAACCACTGCAAAATGAGGATTTCAAAGGCACTGGACGAACTTGGAGTTAAAAATTACGAGGTGAGCGTGGAAGAAAAGAAAGTTGTTGTTGAAACAGAAGATCTGAACAATGTTCTGAAAAAACTTGAAGAGATCGACTATCCAGTGGAAAGCTACCAGGAAGTTTGA
- a CDS encoding DUF542 domain-containing protein: protein MIEKIREDTTLKEIMEAHERLERVLRKYGFDTCCAKMESLKDACEKKGLDVEEVLEDLNRVVEEINEEERIIKEIESQF, encoded by the coding sequence GTGATTGAGAAGATAAGAGAGGATACCACTCTCAAGGAAATCATGGAAGCCCATGAAAGACTGGAAAGGGTACTTAGAAAATACGGTTTTGACACCTGCTGTGCGAAGATGGAAAGTTTAAAGGACGCCTGTGAAAAGAAAGGGCTGGATGTTGAAGAGGTTCTGGAAGATCTCAACAGAGTCGTGGAGGAGATCAACGAGGAAGAAAGGATAATAAAAGAAATAGAATCTCAGTTTTGA
- a CDS encoding class I SAM-dependent methyltransferase has product MSVEKKYDRFAALYDRFEGFIEKKFFSRFREELFKRVEGKRILEVGIGTGKNVPYYPDDVDVVGVDVSEGMLRVCQERLKKFPEKKVKLLRADVQNLPFSDGEFDCVVSTFVFCTVPDPMKGLKEVHRVLKPSGRAVFLEHMRSRKWYVNAMLFVMHIFTKSLLGTSMLRKTVDNIKKAGFMIEEEKHLLGDVVRLITARKGGEESD; this is encoded by the coding sequence GTGAGTGTCGAAAAGAAATACGACAGATTCGCAGCACTGTACGATAGGTTCGAAGGTTTTATCGAGAAAAAGTTTTTCTCACGGTTTCGTGAAGAACTCTTCAAAAGAGTGGAAGGGAAGAGAATATTGGAAGTCGGTATTGGCACTGGAAAGAACGTTCCGTACTATCCGGACGATGTGGACGTTGTGGGTGTAGATGTCAGTGAAGGAATGCTCAGGGTGTGTCAGGAGAGATTGAAAAAGTTTCCAGAAAAAAAGGTGAAGTTGTTGAGAGCGGACGTTCAGAATCTTCCTTTTTCAGACGGAGAGTTCGACTGCGTTGTTTCCACGTTCGTCTTCTGTACAGTGCCGGATCCCATGAAGGGTTTGAAGGAGGTCCACAGAGTCCTCAAACCCTCTGGAAGAGCCGTTTTTCTCGAACACATGAGAAGTAGAAAATGGTACGTTAACGCGATGCTGTTTGTGATGCACATCTTCACAAAGTCGCTTTTGGGAACGAGCATGCTCAGAAAGACAGTTGATAACATAAAAAAAGCAGGGTTTATGATCGAGGAAGAAAAACACCTTCTGGGCGATGTGGTACGTTTGATAACTGCCAGAAAAGGAGGTGAGGAAAGTGATTGA
- a CDS encoding cation-translocating P-type ATPase yields MADQRTMEDRAVKNEEIKKTFTVTGMTCATCARTVEKALRKLDGVKFAAVNLATSTGFIVAEREISFEEIRKAVEEVGYGVSTESPEDVERKRYEESKRNLILAWLVTAPLALLMIYHMFVSEVPYFTWIEVFAGAFVTFYVGRGMIRGAWIALTHKHTNMDTLIFFGAVTSWVTAVLDSAGLPVMSFGAIGAMIVAFHITGRFIESYLRDRASKEIKALLKLQAKEARVITDEGEVMMPIEAVKEGFIVLVKPGERIPVDGVIVEGQSSIDESVVTGESIPVLKRENDEVIGGSLNVSSPIKIKVTKVGEDTFLSQMIKLIQEAQGSKVPIQALADRITMWFVPTIIALAIASALVWYFNYERFLPFVEKAREIFPWIIQTSDPLTFSIFVFVATIVIACPCALGLATPMALVTGTGLAAKKGLLIRNAEAIQTSKDIGVVLTDKTGTLTEGSPKVVNHNLSDELVRIVASVERNSNHPLAKAISELSQDVIEIENVEEIPGEGVRALYKGEEYFVGKPLDYSRYESLLEEGKTVVEVRRNGEVVGFLAIEDPIREDSPEAVRRLKGMGIEPVMITGDNEKTARAVARRLGIERFHAGVKPSEKLDLVRSYQAQEKKVAMVGDGMNDAAALKGADVGIAIGSGTDLAIDSADIIITKGGISKVVDAIEVSRKTFRIIKQNLFWAFFYNVIAIPMAMMGLLHPVIAELAMAFSSITVTLNSMRVRE; encoded by the coding sequence ATGGCCGATCAGAGGACAATGGAAGATCGTGCTGTGAAGAATGAAGAGATAAAGAAGACCTTCACCGTAACGGGAATGACGTGTGCCACATGTGCAAGAACCGTTGAAAAAGCTCTGAGAAAACTCGACGGGGTGAAGTTCGCAGCGGTGAATCTGGCAACCTCCACGGGTTTCATCGTGGCAGAAAGAGAGATATCTTTCGAGGAAATCAGGAAAGCGGTGGAAGAGGTAGGTTATGGAGTCAGTACAGAATCACCAGAGGACGTGGAAAGAAAGCGTTACGAAGAATCGAAAAGAAACCTGATTCTCGCCTGGCTCGTTACGGCTCCTCTTGCCCTCCTCATGATTTACCACATGTTTGTTTCTGAGGTGCCATATTTCACCTGGATAGAGGTCTTCGCAGGTGCGTTCGTTACGTTCTATGTGGGTAGAGGGATGATCAGAGGTGCGTGGATAGCCCTCACACATAAACACACAAACATGGATACACTCATCTTCTTCGGTGCGGTGACTTCCTGGGTAACGGCTGTTCTTGACAGTGCTGGACTTCCTGTGATGTCTTTTGGTGCCATTGGTGCCATGATCGTGGCCTTCCACATCACAGGACGTTTCATAGAATCTTATCTGCGTGACAGGGCCAGCAAAGAAATCAAAGCCCTTCTGAAACTTCAAGCAAAAGAAGCCCGTGTCATCACCGATGAAGGAGAAGTGATGATGCCGATAGAGGCAGTGAAAGAAGGGTTCATCGTACTGGTAAAACCCGGCGAAAGAATACCCGTGGATGGAGTGATCGTGGAAGGCCAATCTTCAATCGATGAATCCGTAGTAACGGGAGAATCCATACCAGTTTTGAAGAGAGAAAACGATGAAGTGATCGGTGGTTCTTTGAATGTATCGAGTCCTATCAAAATAAAAGTCACAAAAGTAGGAGAAGACACCTTTTTGTCTCAAATGATCAAATTGATTCAGGAAGCGCAGGGTTCGAAGGTACCGATTCAGGCTCTCGCCGATAGAATCACCATGTGGTTTGTCCCCACGATCATCGCCCTTGCGATAGCCAGTGCCCTGGTGTGGTACTTCAATTACGAACGGTTCCTTCCCTTTGTAGAAAAGGCAAGAGAAATCTTCCCCTGGATCATACAAACCAGTGACCCGTTGACCTTTTCCATCTTCGTCTTCGTTGCAACGATCGTCATAGCGTGTCCATGTGCTCTTGGTCTTGCAACTCCTATGGCCCTTGTAACTGGAACGGGACTTGCAGCCAAAAAGGGTCTCCTCATAAGAAACGCCGAGGCGATTCAGACATCGAAGGATATAGGAGTGGTGCTCACAGACAAAACAGGAACACTCACCGAAGGTAGTCCGAAAGTGGTGAATCATAACCTCTCCGACGAACTGGTGAGAATCGTGGCGAGCGTGGAGAGAAATTCGAACCATCCTCTTGCAAAAGCAATTTCTGAACTCTCTCAGGATGTGATTGAGATAGAAAACGTGGAAGAGATCCCAGGAGAAGGGGTAAGGGCACTTTACAAGGGAGAAGAGTATTTTGTTGGAAAGCCTCTGGATTACTCAAGGTACGAGTCTCTTCTAGAAGAGGGAAAGACCGTGGTTGAGGTGAGGAGAAACGGTGAAGTTGTGGGATTCCTCGCAATAGAAGATCCGATCCGAGAAGACAGTCCCGAGGCTGTGAGAAGGCTCAAGGGGATGGGAATAGAACCTGTCATGATAACGGGAGACAACGAAAAGACTGCAAGAGCGGTTGCAAGACGCCTTGGTATAGAGAGGTTCCACGCAGGAGTGAAGCCTTCCGAAAAACTGGACCTTGTGAGGTCCTATCAGGCTCAGGAAAAGAAAGTCGCAATGGTGGGAGATGGTATGAACGACGCCGCCGCTTTGAAAGGGGCAGATGTTGGAATAGCGATAGGTTCAGGGACTGACCTCGCTATCGACAGTGCAGACATCATCATAACAAAAGGTGGTATATCGAAAGTCGTCGATGCCATCGAAGTATCAAGAAAAACCTTCAGAATCATAAAACAGAACCTGTTCTGGGCCTTCTTCTACAACGTGATAGCCATTCCAATGGCGATGATGGGACTGCTTCATCCGGTGATCGCAGAACTCGCCATGGCGTTCAGTTCCATCACCGTGACCCTCAATTCCATGAGGGTGAGAGAGTGA
- a CDS encoding carboxymuconolactone decarboxylase family protein, with protein sequence MSEFERWRKEFPEVSGAVVRMRNKAFADGSIPAKYKVLTALAIAVVEKCKPCAQGYYQKAIEMGATKDEIKEILEVAITMGACIAETWAREVWQDGRSEDNGRSCCEE encoded by the coding sequence ATGAGTGAATTTGAACGCTGGAGAAAGGAATTCCCTGAAGTGAGCGGTGCCGTTGTAAGAATGAGAAATAAGGCTTTCGCTGATGGTTCTATCCCTGCAAAGTACAAGGTGTTAACAGCCCTGGCCATAGCGGTTGTGGAAAAGTGCAAACCTTGTGCTCAGGGATATTATCAGAAAGCGATCGAAATGGGAGCCACAAAGGATGAAATAAAAGAGATCCTCGAAGTTGCTATCACCATGGGAGCATGCATTGCAGAAACCTGGGCGAGGGAGGTGTGGCAGGATGGCCGATCAGAGGACAATGGAAGATCGTGCTGTGAAGAATGA
- a CDS encoding PLB family transporter, with protein MCPFCFWSWGFWPWNWGGGVIMMIFWAVILVVLFAFLFRWLGGERHEKTEGRTSSRRALEILKERFARGEITEEEYERMKRRIQDE; from the coding sequence ATGTGTCCTTTTTGCTTTTGGAGCTGGGGCTTCTGGCCCTGGAACTGGGGAGGAGGAGTTATCATGATGATTTTCTGGGCAGTTATTCTGGTGGTTCTCTTCGCCTTTCTCTTCAGGTGGCTTGGAGGAGAAAGACATGAGAAAACGGAAGGAAGAACCAGTAGCAGAAGGGCTCTTGAGATACTGAAGGAAAGGTTTGCCCGCGGTGAGATCACCGAAGAGGAGTACGAAAGGATGAAAAGGAGAATCCAGGATGAGTGA
- a CDS encoding YHS domain-containing protein: MKVKDPVCGMKIEREEAAEKIEYMGKEYYFCSHECAEKFKDNPEQYAHQEKSHGHGCCH, from the coding sequence ATGAAAGTGAAGGATCCCGTCTGTGGAATGAAGATCGAAAGGGAAGAGGCAGCAGAAAAGATCGAGTACATGGGGAAAGAGTACTACTTCTGTTCTCACGAGTGTGCTGAAAAGTTTAAAGACAATCCAGAACAGTATGCACACCAGGAAAAGTCACATGGTCACGGATGTTGTCATTGA
- a CDS encoding aldo/keto reductase translates to MEYRKVGKWGIKISELSLGSWLTFGKQLDLDTATEVVKKAFNSGINFFDTAEAYAGGIAEAMLGKILKNFRREDLVVSTKIFWGGSGPNDLGLSKKHLLEGTWNSLKRLQMDYVDILYCHRPDPNVPMEEVVFAMDYILKEGLALYWGTSEWSAREIEEAHRVCKELGVMPPIVEQPQYNMFVRERVEKEYAPLYEKYGMGLTTYSPLASGLLSGKYNNGIPEGSRLATFPQVRKWLEEGGLLNEKTFEKLRKLQKIADQLGASLPQLAIAWILKNKNVSSVILGVSKPEQLEENLKAVEIKEKLTEDVMKEIENILNE, encoded by the coding sequence ATGGAGTATAGGAAAGTCGGAAAATGGGGTATAAAGATAAGCGAACTTTCACTCGGATCGTGGCTCACTTTTGGAAAACAGCTAGATCTTGATACGGCCACTGAAGTGGTGAAAAAGGCCTTCAACAGTGGAATAAACTTCTTCGACACGGCAGAGGCATACGCAGGCGGGATAGCAGAAGCTATGCTTGGAAAGATTCTCAAGAATTTCAGAAGGGAAGATCTTGTCGTCTCCACGAAGATCTTCTGGGGAGGAAGTGGGCCAAACGACTTGGGACTGTCGAAGAAACATCTTCTTGAGGGAACGTGGAATTCTTTGAAGAGACTCCAGATGGACTATGTTGACATACTGTATTGTCACAGACCTGATCCGAACGTTCCCATGGAAGAAGTCGTCTTTGCCATGGATTACATCTTGAAAGAAGGTCTTGCGCTCTATTGGGGAACATCTGAGTGGAGTGCAAGGGAGATAGAGGAAGCTCACAGAGTCTGTAAAGAACTGGGTGTCATGCCACCCATCGTGGAACAACCACAGTACAACATGTTTGTGAGAGAGCGTGTGGAAAAAGAGTACGCCCCTCTCTATGAAAAGTACGGCATGGGTCTCACCACTTACTCTCCTCTCGCTTCAGGGCTTCTTTCTGGAAAGTACAACAACGGTATCCCGGAAGGATCGAGACTTGCCACGTTCCCGCAGGTGAGAAAGTGGCTGGAAGAAGGTGGGCTTCTCAACGAGAAGACATTTGAAAAACTCAGAAAACTTCAAAAGATAGCAGATCAACTTGGCGCCAGCCTTCCGCAACTCGCTATCGCGTGGATCCTTAAGAACAAAAACGTGAGCAGTGTGATTCTTGGAGTGAGTAAACCAGAGCAGTTGGAAGAGAATTTGAAGGCAGTAGAGATAAAAGAGAAACTCACAGAAGATGTGATGAAAGAGATAGAAAATATCCTGAACGAATAA
- a CDS encoding Gfo/Idh/MocA family protein, with translation MEKVRLGIVGCGIAARTLHLPALKKLSHLFEITAVTSRTKEHAEEFAEMVGNPRVFENYEDLLDSGLVDAVDLTLPVELNLPFIEKALQRGVHVICEKPISIDVETGKRVVRLAGNSDKTVYIAESFRHVPAFWKAKELIEEGKVGEPVYMNWQIWVGMDESNEYVHTDWRRNPKHVGGFLSDGGVHHVAAMRLILGEVEWVSAIVKDLSPLLGGMDFLSSIFEFENGVVGNYTVSYSLKGNDRFEIAGTKGRMEIFWDKIVLNGKEIEVHHEDSYQKEFEDFYRVITGEKKNDLGDPLEALKDLAFIEACVRSQGSRVSVSSLL, from the coding sequence GTGGAAAAGGTACGGCTCGGTATCGTGGGGTGTGGAATCGCCGCCAGAACGCTTCATCTTCCTGCTCTGAAGAAGCTTTCTCACCTTTTTGAAATCACAGCAGTCACCAGCAGAACGAAAGAACACGCAGAAGAGTTTGCAGAAATGGTGGGAAATCCCAGAGTCTTCGAAAACTACGAGGACCTTCTGGACTCTGGTCTTGTCGATGCCGTTGATCTCACACTTCCCGTGGAGTTGAATCTTCCTTTCATTGAAAAAGCTCTCCAAAGGGGTGTTCATGTGATCTGTGAGAAACCCATTTCTATCGATGTAGAGACGGGAAAAAGGGTTGTTAGACTGGCCGGAAATTCAGATAAAACTGTGTATATCGCAGAGAGCTTCAGACATGTTCCTGCTTTCTGGAAAGCAAAAGAGTTGATCGAAGAGGGAAAAGTGGGAGAGCCGGTCTACATGAATTGGCAGATCTGGGTGGGTATGGACGAAAGTAACGAATACGTTCATACCGACTGGAGAAGGAATCCAAAACACGTTGGAGGATTTCTCTCGGACGGTGGAGTACACCATGTTGCGGCGATGAGATTGATCCTGGGTGAGGTAGAATGGGTTTCTGCTATCGTAAAGGATCTTTCTCCTCTTCTCGGCGGTATGGACTTTCTTTCGTCGATTTTTGAGTTCGAAAATGGTGTGGTTGGGAACTACACAGTTTCTTACTCTCTGAAAGGCAACGATAGATTCGAGATCGCTGGAACGAAGGGAAGGATGGAGATATTCTGGGACAAGATAGTTCTTAACGGAAAAGAGATAGAAGTTCATCATGAAGACAGCTATCAAAAAGAATTTGAAGATTTCTACCGTGTGATTACAGGAGAAAAGAAGAACGATCTGGGGGATCCTCTAGAAGCACTGAAGGATCTTGCCTTCATAGAAGCATGTGTGAGATCTCAGGGAAGCAGAGTGTCTGTTTCCAGTTTGTTGTGA
- a CDS encoding DUF6512 family protein, giving the protein MIWKALIFLGIYAVLHFGYELSGWEFLRPFCGVDESVFEHLKIGFWAYLFTNIVEYFISKKKKFRFWYPRIFSTTLLPWFIVLIWYMLPAFFGHIESLAVDLAWAFTVTFLSAIMAVVFERELERYSTGTAFRFVVTVLFVLSVIFYTVFSFEKPWIDLFVEP; this is encoded by the coding sequence ATGATCTGGAAGGCTCTGATTTTCCTTGGTATCTATGCGGTACTTCACTTTGGTTACGAACTTTCCGGATGGGAATTTCTGAGACCCTTCTGTGGTGTTGATGAATCTGTTTTCGAGCATCTGAAAATCGGTTTCTGGGCGTATCTTTTCACGAACATCGTCGAATATTTCATCTCGAAGAAAAAGAAGTTCAGGTTCTGGTATCCCCGGATCTTCTCCACAACGCTTCTTCCCTGGTTCATCGTGTTGATCTGGTACATGCTCCCTGCTTTCTTTGGACACATCGAATCTCTCGCTGTTGATCTTGCATGGGCGTTCACTGTGACTTTCCTGTCTGCCATCATGGCGGTTGTCTTCGAAAGAGAACTGGAGAGGTATTCTACGGGAACGGCTTTCAGATTCGTCGTTACGGTTCTGTTTGTCCTTTCTGTTATCTTTTACACCGTCTTTTCATTTGAAAAACCATGGATAGATCTTTTCGTTGAACCTTGA